The Rhizoctonia solani chromosome 1, complete sequence sequence GGCTCGAAGTTCGAAAATGAGATCATTTGGGACAGAATTGTAAAAAATACGTCATTTGTTCTCTTTTGGTTTAGCTATGAAGCATCTGCCTTGGCAGACGCTTGTATTGGCATATGCTCAACAAAATTCTTCCGGTCGCTCCGAGTATACGTCGCTGAAATTTTAATGATTCATGATTTTGTACGGGACAGAAAAATGAAGAGAAATTGGACTTGGTATTTACAGATCTGAAGCTGAATTAATTACGGTGACTAAACCTGGTGCCTCTATTCGTGTGCCTTCGGCCTTCTTTTTATAGCTTTTGATACCCATGAAAGAATCACCGGTGGATAGTTTTGATTGTTTTTCAATATAGTATGGCAGTAGTATGGCCCAATTTCCCATGCTAGCTCAAACGCCAGAAGTTAGATACAGTAGCTCATATTAGGTCAATCAATGTGTTGAGTTGCCGGACGACTAATCGGCACAGCCACATCTCAATGCTACACTCGCAATCGGCCACCTCGGTATAGACTGTTTGTTGTTCTTTGATTTCTTGAAGACTACAACCGCTGTTGTCATATTAATGGTATTTATTCACCCATGCGCTCGTGGCCTTACCtgattattattattatttacATACAAACGCTTAGTCTAATCAATTTCTCCAAACACACGTATCTGAGTCGTGTTCGTGAATTTGTTCCTCCCAATGTAATAAAGTATCAAACTGAACGTTTTATGGACAACGCAGCCCATGCTGATCAAATATGGAACGTTGAATGGACTTCTTCTAATAAAGTTATATCGGTATCTGCTGATGGAACAGCTGCCTGTTGGTGAGCAAACTTCAAGTTATTTGACCTTTCAGATTGACGATATTCAATTAATTCATCGTGCTGTTGCCCAGGGATGTTGAATCGGGTAAAAAGCTACACGGAACACAGGCCCATCCGTTAGGGTTGATATCTGCGTCCACTTCTTCCTCACCCAACAGCACCGAAAAGGTTGTTTTGAATTCGGTTGAGGGAACAGTATTCCTTTGGGATCTCGAAACGCAAGGAATTGTAGCAAAGCGAGAAACTTTTAACCGCGAAAAATCAGGCGAATCTGGTCGGTATTTCCTCCGAATTTCTCCATGTCAGGTCTCATTATTTCGCGCTTTAGCTTTTTCAGTGTCTATGCATCCATCGGGGGGATCTTATGCTTCAACTGGAAACGGTGGGATTGCCTTCATATGCTCGACCGGTAGGTTATGCAAATTGAACTACCCGTCGTTAACTAAGTCAGATCACAGGGTTAGATAAGTTTGGAGAAGTTCAAAGCAAATTGACACCAACTCGCGCGAAATTTGGGATGTGTGTAAAACATGTATGTGTACTGAAAGTCATCTTAAGTGAACCAATCTTACATGTTATTCTTAGTCACCAGACGGGAAATATTTAGCCTTGAGCTCGGAGAACGGTCAATTATCTGTTTTTGATCTCGCAACTCAACAACTCTCAGTGACTTATGCCAGCCATGCAATGTGCGTGAGAAGTCTTGCATGGAGCTCGGATAGTCAGGTATTTTGCGCGCTTGGTACTCTAAAAATGATGATGTATCTGATCCAGCGCGAAAGTTGCTTCTCTCAGCCTCGGACGACAAGCGTTTGTTACTTCATGATTTACGTACACCTCCTCCTATTTCGCAAGGAGGGCATCCTCGGTTAGGGGCAGGAGCTGTTGCCGCTTTTAGTGGTCACTCGAGCTGGGTATTATCTGCCAGCCTTAGCTCTGATGGAAAGTTGGCCGCGAGCGGGTAAGTGCCAAGCTAGCAGCGCAGGGGAGGTCTAAAATACATTTCTGGCAGATCTTCCGACAAGCATGTTCGCGTGTGGGATATTGGTGCGAGAAAATCTTTGGCTGTACAACAACATGCAGGCGAAGTCTGGGGTGTGTCATGGCGCCCTATACTGGCAGGTGGAGGTAATACGTTTGTAACCGGAGGCGAAGAAAAAGCTGTTGAATGGTGGAGTGCTCCCGGAGCATGAGTTTATGTGTATAAATAAGAACGTTTCTCTCATCAATTTAGCTATACGGAATGCGATCTCGTTTCAAGATCTGTACAGATATCAATACGAGACTCGTTGAAGTTAAATAAACGCTAGCAGGTAGCAACAGACCCCTGACCTGTAATCCAGCACGTGACCAATTCCCGCTTTCACTTCCCTATATCCCGCGTCAAGGGATGTCTGAGAGTCAAGGTGGTAAGCGAGGCGGCCCGATTCAAATCAGTTGAAATTTATTAATTCCTTAGATAAAGAGAGTAATGGCTCCTTATTAAATCCGGTTAGTATTCGGCCAATACCTGGCAAATCTAACAGTCAATTTGGAGACCTTGTGGTGAGTGTTATTTCAATTGTCCTTCCACGACATCATCTCAACTGAACTCCATGACGTATTAGGGCGAACATGATACTAAGTCTATACCCGCAGCTACGACGAATAATCTGACGGACGGCGTTACCAGTGACGGCGGTATCCCTAAACTTGAGTTGACTAGAATGGACGAAGCTTTGCATCACGGAGAGGAGGTAGCTTCCCCTGTAGATGAGGACGACCGTAGTCAATCAGGTAGTAATACCGAGTCTGACGatgacgaggaagacgatgacgatgacgatgacgatgacgataacgaggaggacgaagaggagGATGTTGAACCAAGTCTGAAATACGAGCGTCTCGGAGGAGATACTTCTCAATTGTTAGAGAAAGATTCAGCATGTGCTATAGCCATTTCGGAGTCCGCCATAGTAAGTGGACGTCCCCGATCTTTTGGTGTTGTAATTGATTGTTTTGCGACTAGCTACTGGGGACGCATAGCGGGATTGTTCATGTACTAGATCTTAACGGAGTTCGCCAAAGATCTTACCGGCCACATACTGCCACAATCACGGATATGAGTGTTGATACGACTGGTGATTTTGTTGCGACTGCGTCGATAGACGGTGGGTTATCATCTACTACTTTTCTGACAAACAGACTTACACACGTGAAGGTCAGGTTGTCATCCATTCCTTGAGCACCCCAGAGTCCTACGTGTTTGACCTAAAGCGACCGATGCGAACTATCGCACTCGAACCGGGCTTTGGCAACCGTGGCTCTCGTGCGTTTGTCTGTGGTGGATTGGCTGGAACGCTAGTCTTACATGAAAAGGGCTGGCTCGGCCACAAGGAAACAACACTGCACTCTGGTGGAGAGGGGCCTGTCTGGGCCTCGGCGTGGAGAACAACTTTGATCGCTTGGGCTTGTGACACTGGCGTCCGCCTATACGATACATCTTCAAGCACGCGTGTGGCCTATCTCGACCGACCAGCGAATAGCCCCCGAGCCGACTTGTTCCGCTGCACTCTTCGGTGGCAAGATGATGTGACTTTACTAGTCGGTTGGGCTGATTACATCAAGGTGGCTCGTGTTCGTCAGCGAGGAGAAGGGGCAACTACTAGTCATAGTGCTGTCACTATTGAAGTCCTCGCGGTATTACAAGTAGATTGTATGATCGCTGGGCTCTCACCCCACGTAGACGCTGGATCGTTTTTGGTTTTGGCTTACATTACACCCGATACATTTGCTGACGCGGATGACTCCCCACCTACAACTCGCGAAGCACAGAGGCGCAAGGAAGCCCACAGACCAGAGCTAAGGCTAATATCACGCGCTGGAGAGGAACACGCGTCAGACGCTTTGAGTATTACAGGGTATCACTTGTATGGGTGTAATGACTATGCCCTTGTTGAAGGTGCTAGCCCTCTAGGAACCTTTTGGATTGTGTTAAGTCCTCAGACACTTGTGGTCGCTCGCCCACGAGATGTCAAGGATCATATCGAATGGCTAGTTCAGCGAAAGCGATATGAAGAAGCCCTCGAAGTGTTGGAGGACCTGGGCCCACAAGGGCAAGTTGATGCTTCGATCATTGGTCAAAAATACTTGCAACATTTGGTTGATGATGGTGAGTTCTTGTATAGGTTTTTTTAAAAAATAATCCTCATGCCTTTGTTAGGGGAGTACGAGAAAGCAGCTCATTTAACTCCCAAGGTCTTGGCAGACAACGCAACTGCCTGGGAGCGCTGGATATTCACATTCGCAGGAAAGAATCAACTGGGTGTACGACAAATTTTTATGGCCACTTGACCCAGCTCACCCTTCTCACTTATAGTCAATTGCACCATTTGTGCCCACCCATGATCCCCAACTTGGCCATGTCGTCTATGAAATGATTCTAGGTCATATGCTCGTGAACAATCAGGAGGTAGGTTTGTTCCACAGCTGTATGCTAGATACATTGACATCGTATTCCTAGAGCCTGCTACGTACAATTAAATCTTGGCCAACAAGCATATACGATATACCAGCCGTCATAGTTGCTGTCAAAGCGGCGCTGGCCAACGCTACTAAGAAGCATATATTAATGGACTGCCTTGCCGAACTGTAAGGATGACACCATATCCGCGTCATCTGTAGACTGACTGTGTTCTGGGTAGATATATCGCAAACCACCAGCCAGGAAAAGCGCTGCCATACCTGTTACGGCTACGACGACCCAACGTCTTCACTCTTATTCGCGAACACAACTTGTTTACTGCCTTGAGAGATGATGCTCTGCTACTAGTTGAGTTCGATCAAGAGCTGGAAGAAAAACGACGGGTGCAGGGAGATGGTGAAGGGATTGATTTTACCAAGCCAGCAGTACCACGCACGGCAATCCAACTTTTGGTCGAGAATACACATGCTATTCCGGTATGATATAGAGTAGATGTGTTTTGAGCGATCCCTGATGCCAGTTGAATAGATCAACCGCGTGGTTCAACAGCTTCAGTCGAACCGTTTCTTCCTTTATCTCTATCTGGCCGCACTCTTTGAAGAGGATCCGCAACATGCATCTGAATATGCAGATGTTCAAGTGGAACTGTTTGCAGAATTCGCGCCTGAGAAACTGATCGACTTTCTTCGTGCCAGCAGCTACTATAACCTGGAAGTGGTAAGTGGATAGTTGACATTTGGTCGTACATATACTGAAACAAGTGCAGGCGTTCAGAATTTGTGATCAGCGTGACTTGGTTCCAGAGCAAGTGTTTTTACTTGGGCGCATGGGGGACAATAAGCGCGCACTGAACTTGATTATTGAGCGGCTCGCAGATGTCAACCGCGCTATTGACTTTGCCAAGGAACAGAATGATGATGATCTATGGGAGGACCTATTCAAGTATTCAGAAACTCGTCCAGGTAAGTACCACCGGCCTACGACCTACACCAAGGCACTGAGCCATTCTTAGCTTTCATTCGTGGTCTGCTCAAGAATGTCAGTACTGAAATTGATCCCATTCGACTCATTCGTCGCATCAAGAATGGGCTCGAGATCCCCGGTCTCAAAGATGCGCTTATCACCATCCTACAAGACTTCAATCTTCAAATATCCCTCCTTGAAGGATGTCAGACTATCCTTCTCGGAGACGGTGCGTCGTTACAAGAACGACTTCATCTCGCCCAAACGGGAGGATACCTCGGCGGGGGTAAGTATTTAGAAATAACACTTTGGTATTTCTAACTTGTCGTTTTCTAGCGGCAGTGATGTGTCCCGTCTGTCACGAGCCCCTCTTTATACCTCCGCCCGACACAGGAGCATTAGTAAACCAACAGCACCTTGTTCTCTTATTCCTGTGTCATCATGCAATCCATGCTGGATGTGTTCCAGGCGGTGACGCACTTCCCCCTCGTCAGGGAACTTCCTTGAGCCTTGGAACAATTGGGTACTACGGTGGACTAGGTGGAGATGTCGTGAATGCCGTGAGCGAGAAGGTTGCCTAGTGAGTGACTGGCAGATCTCTTCTCCTGTTTTTCTAATCTTCTCTCACAGCACACAAGAAGTCAAGGCTCAGCTTGCAAGCGGATGTCCTATTTGCGAACGAAGCGATTCCGGAGCAGGCTTTGCAATCGGTGCATAATGTAGTTGCTCCAACTAAATTTTCTAGATGCACAATCCGAACCTGGACAATCAGACAAATCTGGATAAACGGTGTTTTTCCCTCTGTATATTTGTATTCTACCACATACCATCTCGCCTATGACATGCTAATTGCTCCAGCCGGTAATAATTACCATTGGCTAGTCGGTGCGGGGCTCCGGTCCGAGCCCGAAGAATCGACTTTCGGTCAACTGTACGAATTTGATTGGTTGATTCGCGAGGTACTTATAGCTTGCGCTCAAGCTGGATCGGTGATTTAGCTTGGATTGCCATAGATACTACTGACTTTGTGCGTTGGTGCATTGATAGTTGGCGCTACAGACAGCCTTGCTACCTCTAAGGCCGTTTATCGAACTAAGTGTTCTTGAGAATGTTATCCACACAGGAGGTCGCCACGCATAATACTTCAGAGTCATGCTGGATCATAGGTATGATACCTTTCTATCCATTAACAGCCAACTGCGCATAACCTATATATTCCCTGCACTAGTCTCGGGTAAAGTCTATGATGTAACCGAGTTCATATCCGAACACCCAGGTGGGAGCGCTGTTCTCCTGAAGCATGCAGGCAAAGACGCAACGGCCGCGTACGAGATGGCTCATGGGCCAGAGATCATCGAAGAAGGCCTGCCACCCGAAAAGAAAAAGGGGACCGTAGACCCGAGTACGATCCAGGCGCATCCCAAAGGCCAGGAAGAGGTCAAGAAGGATGTGATCAAGCCAAAGAGAATGCCTCTGGCGCAGGTTATCAATTTATACGACTTTGAGGTGAGCAGTAGGACTGCCAAAACAAGGTAGGACATAGTATAACTGGAATGTAGGAAAATGCAAAAGAAAATTGTCCCAAAAGCATGGGCATATTTCTCTTCTGGGGCGACCGACATGTTATGTGCGTCCTCCCGTACAGACACAAAGTACTTGCATACTAATTACAGAAATCGACCAGCGGTGGACCTCAATCAAAAGGCGTACCGACAAGTCCTCTTCCGTCCTCGAGGAATGATCGACGTCGGGTTCCACCCACGAATCCGGGACTCCAACAAGACGGAACGTGGAATACAATGACATCGACCAAGATGCTCGGTGCACCAGTCTCACTTCCGCTCATGATTTGCCCAACCGGGATGGCGAGACTCAGTCACCCGAGTGGAGAACGGTCGTTTGCAGCAGCGGCAGGCCAAACGGGTATTATGCAGGTCGTGAGTGATATGTTCCTTCCCCTCCTCTCTCTCCACCGTCCTTTCTTTCCTGTGCCAAGAGGTTCTGATAGCGTTATCTCTCGTGCATGTGGGGAACGCTAGATATCTACCAACGCATCCGTCGGACTAGCACAGATTATCCAAGCCAAGTCGCGTCCGGACCAGAAATTCCTTTTCCAACTGTACGTAAACAAAGATCGGGCAAAAAGTAAGTTCATTAATCTACCTGGTGCTTGTCCGGCTCCCCACACCTCCGCCTCTCTTTTGCCATAAAGCCGAAACGCTCGTTCAAAAAGTCGTGGATACTCATGCTGTGTGGGGATAATTGTCACTATCGATGCGGCTGCGCCTGGGAAACGTGAAGCCGACGAACGTGGCGAGTTGGACGTCCCCATTGTATGAAAcctttttattttatttttagTGCGCATACACGGGCTAATCGAGGCGGGGGGTGGGGTGGATAGGATTCGGGGATATCTTCAGCTACGTACAAGCCTGACGCCAAGGGTGGCGGAATCGGGCGCACCATGGGCGGTTATCTCGACCCCGCGTTAACCTGGGCCGACATTGCGTGGCTCAGGGGTTAGTTCCGGGATGGATGAAGTTGGGTGTGAAGGGTGTACAGACTGTCGAAGTGAGTCCATCACTCTCCTTCTTTTTCGTTTCATTTTCTCTTTTGCTTATCGCGGACGTTGAATGGTGGGGTAGGACGCATTGTTGGCATACGAACTAGGCTGCGACGTTATCTGGCTGTCAAACCATGGTGGAAGAGCGCTTGATACCGCACCGCCAGCTCTATACACTCTCCTCGAATTACACCAGTTTCATCCTAGAATATTCCGACCCCGTGCACGGCCCTTATCTTCTCGAATCGCAAGTCTGGTCTCGATAGGCCTGCCGATCCGAACAAGCCCTCGATGCCTCGGATCCCCCCCCAAGACACCCGAAGCGCGGGCGGCGGCGATTGCGAGTCTGCGAGCGTACCATCGTCCAGGCGCGCCGGAGATTTACGTCGACGGTGGGGTGCGACGCGGGACGGACATTGTCAAGGCTTTGTGTCTGGGCGCGAAAGCCGTGGGGATGGGTCGGCCGTTTGTATATGCGCTGGGATGGGAAACCCCGGGAGTGGAAAAGGCAATCGAAAGTGAGTTCGAATCGTGCTCGATCGATTTGGGCAGGGATAGATGGTTTATTGATTCCGTTTTCGGTGGGGGATGATAGTTATTCGGGACGAGGTAGAGACGACGATGAAGTTGTTGGGTGTCACCTCTCTCGATCAGTTGGGGCCTCACTTGTTGAACACCAAGGCGCTGGAGCCGCTGATTGATGGTCGTATCTTGGCCAAGGCACGGTTGTGAGGAAACGAAAAGGTTGATTGGTGTTTGGAGCCCATGTAAAATAGGCGCGGTGCAAGTACCGTGTATGGAGATACCGCATGAATACCGTTTTGAGTAAATGCGCCCTGGCCTCGCCCGATGATGATCGTATTTGGTGGGAAGATCTATAGACAACCTAGTATTCCCATGTCGAACAGATAGGCTTGGCTCCTCCCACGCCAATTGAAGAGCAGTATAAAAGATTGACACTTTTAGCACAAGATCTCTTCCCCTTTATGCTCGGTCACGGTCTCGGTCGCGTTGGCATTCGTGCGTTCTAACATTCTGAAAAGGCCACGCCGCAGGAGAAAGGCGCAACTCGTGAGAGCGCAGGCACGCAATTGGTTCTGTGGATTTCGCTGACACTTGCTACTGGGCACTGGCACGTGCTGTGGTGATACACGCCGAGCCATAGCAAAAAGGAGGATCGTCGGCAGCCGAGGAGACTCGTCAGCGCGTGTTGCCAGCTTGGACACGGGCAGTAATTATTGGCCGAGTATGGGGACCAGGCTGGGCAGGAGGATCGACGCTAGGGTGGTGATATTAGATTGTGTTATCGGGCACTGCCTTGAGCGTTTTATGAGTCGAAAAGGGCCTTTGTATGGCAGTCCAGATCGACGATCAGACCTGACATTTGacagggcgcttaggagctAGGAACCGCACAAGGCCGGGGTGTCATAGGCCGGTTTGAAGGATGACGAGATCATTTGAGATGGACGGTTGGGTAAAAAATAAtttggtggaggaggggATAAGTGGTGAGTGAGCCATAAGAT is a genomic window containing:
- a CDS encoding FMN-dependent alpha-hydroxy acid dehydrogenase, producing MSESQGDKESNGSLLNPVSIRPIPGKSNSQFGDLVGEHDTKSIPAATTNNLTDGVTSDGGIPKLELTRMDEALHHGEEVASPVDEDDRSQSGSNTESDDDEEDDDDDDDDDDNEEDEEEDVEPSLKYERLGGDTSQLLEKDSACAIAISESAILLGTHSGIVHVLDLNGVRQRSYRPHTATITDMSVDTTGDFVATASIDGQVVIHSLSTPESYVFDLKRPMRTIALEPGFGNRGSRAFVCGGLAGTLVLHEKGWLGHKETTLHSGGEGPVWASAWRTTLIAWACDTGVRLYDTSSSTRVAYLDRPANSPRADLFRCTLRWQDDVTLLVGWADYIKVARVRQRGEGATTSHSAVTIEVLAVLQVDCMIAGLSPHVDAGSFLVLAYITPDTFADADDSPPTTREAQRRKEAHRPELRLISRAGEEHASDALSITGYHLYGCNDYALVEGASPLGTFWIVLSPQTLVVARPRDVKDHIEWLVQRKRYEEALEVLEDLGPQGQVDASIIGQKYLQHLVDDGEYEKAAHLTPKVLADNATAWERWIFTFAGKNQLGSIAPFVPTHDPQLGHVVYEMILGHMLVNNQESLLRTIKSWPTSIYDIPAVIVAVKAALANATKKHILMDCLAELYIANHQPGKALPYLLRLRRPNVFTLIREHNLFTALRDDALLLVEFDQELEEKRRVQGDGEGIDFTKPAVPRTAIQLLVENTHAIPINRVVQQLQSNRFFLYLYLAALFEEDPQHASEYADVQVELFAEFAPEKLIDFLRASSYYNLEVAFRICDQRDLVPEQVFLLGRMGDNKRALNLIIERLADVNRAIDFAKEQNDDDLWEDLFKYSETRPAFIRGLLKNVSTEIDPIRLIRRIKNGLEIPGLKDALITILQDFNLQISLLEGCQTILLGDGASLQERLHLAQTGGYLGGAAVMCPVCHEPLFIPPPDTGALVNQQHLVLLFLCHHAIHAGCVPGGDALPPRQGTSLSLGTIGYYGGLGGDVVNAVSEKVAYTQEVKAQLASGCPICERSDSGAGFAIAGNNYHWLVGAGLRSEPEESTFGQLYEFDWLIREEVATHNTSESCWIIVSGKVYDVTEFISEHPGGSAVLLKHAGKDATAAYEMAHGPEIIEEGLPPEKKKGTVDPSTIQAHPKGQEEVKKDVIKPKRMPLAQVINLYDFEENAKENCPKSMGIFLFWGDRHVIGGPQSKGVPTSPLPSSRNDRRRVPPTNPGLQQDGTWNTMTSTKMLGAPVSLPLMICPTGMARLSHPSGERSFAAAAGQTGIMQVISTNASVGLAQIIQAKSRPDQKFLFQLRNARSKSRGYSCCVGIIVTIDAAAPGKREADERGELDVPIGLVPGWMKLGVKGVQTVEDALLAYELGCDVIWLSNHGGRALDTAPPALYTLLELHQFHPRIFRPRARPLSSRIASLVSIGLPIRTSPRCLGSPPKTPEARAAAIASLRAYHRPGAPEIYVDGGVRRGTDIVKALCLGAKAVGMGRPFVYALGWETPGVEKAIEIIRDEVETTMKLLGVTSLDQLGPHLLNTKALEPLIDGRILAKARL